GCTCCGACAGGCCACGCGGCACCGGCGCGACGGCGAACGTGCGCGACGCGTACTCGCGCTGCTGCGATACGCCCCACTGCGACGGCACGGTAGTCCCGTAGACGTCGGCGGCGATCGCCTGCAGCCGCGCAGCGACGGTGGTGGGGCTCACGTCGGACGCACGGCGTCCGATGATGGCGAGCCACCACGTGCTCCGCGCGTCGAGCCACGACTGGTCGCGGCGCATCGCCGCCTCGGCGCACAGCGGTACGAGCACCTGCGGCACGCGTCCCACCTCGGGGCCCGTGAACCCGGCGCGCGTCACGCCCACGATCTCGAACGGCGTGCCGTCGAGCGAGATCGTGCGGCCGACGACGTGGCGATCGCCGGCGTACGTGCGCTGCCAGAACGCGTGCCCGAGCACCGCCACCGCGGGGCAGCCGCGTACGTCGTCGCGCTTCGAGAACAGGCGGCCGACCTCCGGCGCGACGCCGAACAGGCGGAAGTAGTCGCCGCTCACGAACGCGAGCGTGGCCCACCGCGCCTCGCCGGCGGGGGCGAGGTTCACGCGGCCGGTGCCGTACGCGGCGACCGACGCGAACCCGTTGGGCCGGTCGCGCAGCGCCTCCCACAACGGGTTCGTGAAGAACTGGTTGCCGAACGGGACCTCGCGGACGCCGCCCCGGGAGCGGTCGGCGGTGCCCACCTGCAGCAGCTCGTCGGGGTGCGGTACGGGGAGCGCGCGCAGCGACACGGCGTCGAGCAGCGAGTAGATCGCCGTCGTGGCGCCCATGCCTAACGCGATGGAGCCGACGGCGACGAGCGCGAACAGCGGCGAGCGGCGGAGCGAGCGGGCGGCGCGCCGCGCGTCGCCGGCCGCCGACTCGAGCCACGTCGCGACGCTCGGCCCGCGGGGAACCGCGGGGTTGCCGAAGCGTCGCCGCGCCTCGGCCGCGGCGGCGTGCGGCGCGAGGCCGGCGGCGCGCAGCTCGTCGGCACGCTCGGCCAGGTGGAACGCGCGCTCGCGCTCGAACTCGCGCGCGCGTCGTCCGGCGCGCGCGACGGTGAACAGCCGACGATACCAGGCCATGGCGGTGTCCTCGTCCGTCAGGTGTAGCGGAGCGCCCGGCCGACGCCCTCGGTGAGCCGCTCCCAGCTCTCGCGCTCCGCGTCGAGCTGCCGGCGCCCCTTCGGCGTGAGCGCGTAGAACCGCGCCTGGCGGTTCTTCTCCGTCGTGCCCCACGACGAGCGCACCCATCCCTCGTCCTCCATGCGGTGGAGGGCGGGGTAGAGCGAGCCTTCCTCGACGCGCAGCAGGTCCGCGGAGACGCGCTGGATGTGCTGGGTGATGGCGTAGCCGTGCAGCGGCCCCGCCGCCTCGAGCGCGCGGAGGACGAGGAGCGTCAGCGTCCCCTGGAGGATGTCGTTCTTCTGTCGTGGCACGCGATACCTACCTAGCTAGGTAAGCTAGCTAGGGATATGCGGCGCGCCGGCTCGGTCGTCAAGCGCTCCGCCGCGGCGACGTGACGAACCGCACGAAACCGCGGGCCGCGACCGGCGCGCGCGGCGGGTGATATGGATTGCCCATACTCGCCGATATGGGTAGTATGCATACCATGAAGACGACGGTGGACATCTCGGACGCCCTGTTGGCTCGGGCCAAACGCCACGCGCAGAAGGTCGGCAAGCCGCTCCGTGCGATCATCGAGGACGGTTTGCGTCGGGTGCTCCACGAAGAGTCGGCTGCCGTCCGCTACCGGCTTCCCGACCGGAGCGTGGGCCGCGCGGGCGGCGAGAATCCGTTGGACGCACTGTCCTGGCAGGATCTGCGCGCCGAGATCTACGGCGAGCCGCGCGCGTGATCGCCGTCGACACCAACGTGCTCGTCTACGCGCACCGGCGAGAGACCGCCGAGCACGCCGCCGCGTTTGCGCTGCTGCGCGACCTCGCCGAGGGCGCCCAGCCGTGGGGGATCCCGTGGCCGTGCGTGTACGAGTTCTTCAGCGTCGTCACCAATCCGCGCATCTGGAAGGAAAGCGCGAGCACTCCGAACGAGGCATGGGCACAGGTCGAGGCGTGGCTCGGCTCTCCCTCGGTGCGGCTGCTCGGTGAGACCTCCGACTTCGTGCAGCTGCTCGGCGGATTCGCCCGCCGCCCACGCGTACGAGGTCCCATCATCCATGACGCGCGCGTCGCCGCGATCTGTGTCGCGCACGGCGCGGAGACGCTGCTCACGCGCGACCGCGACTTCTCCCTCTTTCCGGAGCTCTCGATCGGGAATCCGTTCTCGTGACGACGCGCTGCGCGTCACGCGGCTTCACGGCTCGCGCGCGAGCTCCTGATCGATCCGCACCGAGCTGCCGTCGGAGTTGAGGATCGTCCACCGCACGAGCTTCGGCGCGCCGTCCACGATCCACATGCGGCCGAGCAGCGCGCCGTCGGCACCGTGGTCCTCGACGACCCAGGCCCGCGCCTGGGTGCGCCCGAACACCTCCACGTCCTCGCGCGCGGCGAACGTGTAGAGGTGCGTCTCCTCGCGCAGCGTCGGGCCGTCGGGGCCCGGCGCCGGCTGCCAGAGGCGCAGCCGGTACGTGCGCCCGAGCACGTGCGGCAGCTCCTCGACGACGAAGTCGGACCATGGCGCGTAGAACCCCGGCGTCGAGAGCACGAGGCGCGCCGAGCGGGGACCGGCCGGCGTCGGCATCGTCACGTCGACCGCATCCGACTCGGCGCGCAGCCGCATCTCGCCGCGCGGCGACGTGGAGCGCATCTCGCGCAGCGCGAGCGAGCGGCGGTCGAACGCGAAGTCCACGCGCACGTCGGCCGGGCCGTTAGGCGTCGTGACGCGCGAGAGGCTCCGCACGCGCACGAGCCGCACGCCCCCGGAGTCCGCGAACGAGATGGCGTTCGTCCCGTCCTGCTGCGGCGCCTCGCCGGTCGCGGTCACGCGCGTGACGGCGAGGTGCGTCGTGAACGCCGACATGTGCTCCCCGGAGACCAGCGGGGAGCCGAGCGGCACGTCGACGGTGTCGGCCGCCGCGGCACGGCATTCCGGCAGGCGCGCCGATGCGGGCGGCGGCGTGGGTGTCGCGCTGAAGAGGGGCATGGCGCACAGGCACAGGACGGTGGCGCGCATCCGTGGACCTCCGGTCGGGAAGGGGTCGTCGCGTGGTCGTGTCGCGTGCAATACGCGGCGTCGACACCGCGCTCGCCACGACGCCGGCGCGAACCCGCGCATCGCGAGCGCCAAGCGGACCGAGAGCGGCGCGAAGATCCGGCGCGCGAATCGACGAGGCGATCGCGTTGCGTCGGCCCGTCGCGTCGTGAAGATTCGGCGACATGAGCGACACGCGTCTCTCGTCGCGCCGCGGGATCGCGCGGCTCATGCTGCTCGTCGCGCCGATCGCCGTCGTGCTCACGGTGCTGGCGACGGCGCAGGAGGTGGTGCGCAGCGGCGGCGCGTACGGCGTCCGCGGCGTGGGGCGCGCGCTCGCGCTGAACGCGCTCGACTGGTTCGCGTGGGGACCGTTCGTGCCGCTGATCGTGTTCGTCGGCGAGCGGCATCGGCTCGACGTCCCCGCGCATCGGCTGCGCCGCGTGGCGGTGTGGCTGGCGCTCGGGCTGGCGTGCTGCGTGGGGGTCGGCCTCGTCACGGCGACCGTCGTGCTCAACGTGCCGCTCATGCCGCGCGGCGCGATCCCGGCGCACGTGCCGCTGCCGCGCTTCCTGCCGATGTGGATCCTCAACACCGCGCCGTTCAACCTGCTGCTGTTCTGCACGATCGGCGGCGCGCTGCACGCCGTGCTCGCGTACGACGACCTGCGCCGCCGGCAGCTCCGCGAGGCCGAGCTGGAGGCCCGCGCGACGCGCGCGGAGCTCAACGTGCTGCGCATGCAGCTGCAGCCGCACTTCTTCTTCAACGCGCTGCATACCGTGTCGTCGCTCATGATGACGGACGTCGCCGCCGCGCAGCGCGTGATCGCATCGCTCGGAGAGCTCGTGCGCGCGTCCATCGACCACACCGCGGCGCAGGAGGTGCGTCTGGGC
The window above is part of the Gemmatirosa kalamazoonensis genome. Proteins encoded here:
- a CDS encoding PadR family transcriptional regulator — translated: MPRQKNDILQGTLTLLVLRALEAAGPLHGYAITQHIQRVSADLLRVEEGSLYPALHRMEDEGWVRSSWGTTEKNRQARFYALTPKGRRQLDAERESWERLTEGVGRALRYT
- a CDS encoding DUF2191 domain-containing protein — encoded protein: MKTTVDISDALLARAKRHAQKVGKPLRAIIEDGLRRVLHEESAAVRYRLPDRSVGRAGGENPLDALSWQDLRAEIYGEPRA
- a CDS encoding type II toxin-antitoxin system VapC family toxin → MIAVDTNVLVYAHRRETAEHAAAFALLRDLAEGAQPWGIPWPCVYEFFSVVTNPRIWKESASTPNEAWAQVEAWLGSPSVRLLGETSDFVQLLGGFARRPRVRGPIIHDARVAAICVAHGAETLLTRDRDFSLFPELSIGNPFS
- a CDS encoding sensor histidine kinase, which codes for MSDTRLSSRRGIARLMLLVAPIAVVLTVLATAQEVVRSGGAYGVRGVGRALALNALDWFAWGPFVPLIVFVGERHRLDVPAHRLRRVAVWLALGLACCVGVGLVTATVVLNVPLMPRGAIPAHVPLPRFLPMWILNTAPFNLLLFCTIGGALHAVLAYDDLRRRQLREAELEARATRAELNVLRMQLQPHFFFNALHTVSSLMMTDVAAAQRVIASLGELVRASIDHTAAQEVRLGEELQFVERYLEIQRARFRSRLRVEVRVPDETLDAVVPSLILQPLVENAIRHGVERTPGGGAISIDAAREPSHLRLSVRNDCDAATMAVQRPGSGIGLANLEARLSQLYGADHSFHAGAGTDGAFVVVLRVPYRRWAA